A stretch of DNA from Chloroflexota bacterium:
ATAGCACGTTCCACGATGCCCCTCATCTCCAGGCGTTCCTGATGAAGTTGAATCCTTCCGGTGATGACGCGGGAGACTTCCAGCAGATCATCAATGAGATGCGCCAGTTGCCCCACCTGACGCTGCATAATGATTCTGGCTTTCTGTTGGGTTGGGTTCTCGGTGCCTTGGAGGCGAAGGATATGCAGCGCGTTGAAGATCGCAGACAGGGGATTGCGTAGCTCATGGGAAAGCATCGCCAGGAATTCGTCCTTGCGCTGGTCAAGTTCTGCCAACACTTCCGCCTGCTCGTGCGTCTGCCGCTCCAAGCGGCTGCGTTCGGTAATGTCCCGAATGTTGCATTGAATGACCGACCTGTGCTCCATCTGATAGACGTTGCTGACGAACTCGACCTCCACCTTCCGCCCGTCTTTGGTTTCGAGCGGCAAACGCTCATGACGGATATAGCCTTGCTCTTGCAGTTCTCGAAAAGCGGCTTTGCTTTCCTCAATATCTTGGAACAGACCGAGCTGCCAGAGTTCCTTGCCGACGAACTCCGCCTGCGAGTAGCCCAACAAGTCCTCAATGAAAGGGTTGGCTTCGAGAATTTTCTTCGTGCTTGCGTCGAGAATGAGGATGGCGTCGTGCGTCGTCTCAAAGAGTCGCCGATAGCGCAGTTCGGAATCCTCCACTGCGGCTTCCGCCTGCTTGT
This window harbors:
- a CDS encoding PAS domain S-box protein; amino-acid sequence: MTAGPITLQAEYHKQAEAAVEDSELRYRRLFETTHDAILILDASTKKILEANPFIEDLLGYSQAEFVGKELWQLGLFQDIEESKAAFRELQEQGYIRHERLPLETKDGRKVEVEFVSNVYQMEHRSVIQCNIRDITERSRLERQTHEQAEVLAELDQRKDEFLAMLSHELRNPLSAIFNALHILRLQGTENPTQQKARIIMQRQVGQLAHLIDDLLEVSRVITGRIQLHQERLEMRGIVERA